In Candidatus Brocadia sp., the following proteins share a genomic window:
- a CDS encoding HlyD family efflux transporter periplasmic adaptor subunit: protein MRKKMKLLVVVIPVVLIITGLAFLYLHSRSHHGSNIIRVSGNIEVTDAEVSFKISGRVDKRLVDEGGVVREGDVVALLDSSDLASEVEIRRAELQMAQADLSELEAGSRPEEIAEAAAKLAAAKADKEHLESDFHRAMVLFQKQAISAEEYIHTKGTYEVAVAQMQEAEERFKLIKEGPRKERIEQARARVKQARAALKLAQIRLGYTKLISPLSGVVLSKNIEQGEYVAPGTPVVTVGDLERPWLRAYIDEIELGRVKVGQRVKVTADTYPDKAYEGYISFIASEAEFTPKNVQTQKERVKLVYRVKVEMTNPDMELKPGMPADADILVNQTQEGSDGCYKNRSPHEIF, encoded by the coding sequence ATGAGAAAAAAAATGAAATTGCTGGTTGTTGTGATACCTGTTGTCTTGATTATAACTGGATTGGCCTTTCTATACCTCCACAGCAGGTCACACCATGGTTCAAACATCATTCGTGTCTCTGGCAACATCGAGGTCACTGACGCTGAGGTGAGTTTCAAGATTTCTGGGCGTGTGGATAAACGGCTGGTGGATGAAGGCGGGGTTGTACGAGAAGGAGATGTCGTAGCACTGCTGGACAGTTCAGACCTTGCCAGCGAGGTGGAGATACGACGCGCAGAACTGCAGATGGCGCAGGCCGACCTGTCCGAGCTTGAAGCCGGCTCGCGTCCTGAAGAAATTGCTGAGGCTGCGGCAAAACTAGCCGCTGCAAAAGCAGATAAGGAACATCTGGAGAGCGACTTCCATAGAGCAATGGTACTGTTTCAAAAACAGGCGATTTCCGCTGAGGAATATATACATACCAAGGGAACTTACGAGGTTGCGGTTGCCCAAATGCAGGAGGCCGAAGAACGGTTCAAGCTCATTAAGGAAGGTCCCCGCAAGGAACGGATTGAACAGGCCCGTGCAAGGGTCAAACAAGCCAGGGCTGCCCTTAAGCTGGCTCAGATTCGTCTGGGCTATACAAAGCTTATTTCACCTCTTTCAGGCGTTGTCCTCTCGAAGAACATCGAACAGGGCGAATACGTTGCTCCGGGAACACCAGTCGTGACGGTTGGCGATCTGGAGAGGCCGTGGCTTCGGGCTTATATCGATGAGATAGAGCTAGGCCGTGTGAAGGTCGGTCAGCGGGTCAAAGTGACGGCCGATACTTACCCGGACAAGGCGTATGAAGGATATATCTCCTTCATCGCCTCGGAAGCCGAGTTTACTCCCAAGAACGTCCAAACACAGAAGGAAAGGGTTAAACTTGTCTACCGGGTGAAAGTGGAAATGACAAACCCCGACATGGAACTCAAGCCGGGCATGCCCGCCGATGCAGACATTTTGGTAAACCAAACCCAGGAGGGAAGTGATGGATGCTATAAGAATCGAAGCCCTCACGAAATCTTTTAA
- a CDS encoding TetR/AcrR family transcriptional regulator, with amino-acid sequence MGMKKLDTEIRQDQIAQAALSLVASHGLKGLSMARVARRVGIVPSAIYRHFKDKDEVLDAAIGYIQKGLLDNATVVCKETSDPLDCLRRLLMLHVKLIRENQGIPRIIFSEDVYNGHPERKTKVYEIVKGYLDRVGEIVHQGQQEGQIRPDAEPATVSLMFLGMIQPAAILWHMSDGEFDVTRHTEKAWKIFNECLKVK; translated from the coding sequence ATGGGCATGAAGAAATTGGACACAGAAATTAGACAGGATCAAATAGCCCAAGCTGCTTTAAGTTTGGTTGCCAGTCATGGGCTGAAGGGATTGAGCATGGCCAGGGTTGCACGTCGGGTTGGTATAGTTCCCTCGGCAATCTACCGTCACTTCAAAGACAAGGACGAAGTACTGGATGCCGCCATCGGTTATATCCAGAAAGGATTACTTGACAATGCCACTGTTGTCTGCAAAGAGACTTCTGACCCGCTGGATTGTCTCAGGCGTTTGTTGATGCTTCACGTCAAGCTGATCCGGGAGAATCAGGGCATCCCACGCATCATCTTTTCCGAAGATGTTTATAATGGACATCCCGAACGAAAGACCAAAGTGTATGAGATCGTCAAAGGGTATCTTGATAGAGTAGGTGAAATTGTTCACCAGGGTCAGCAGGAAGGCCAGATACGCCCTGACGCAGAACCGGCAACCGTCTCCCTGATGTTTTTAGGCATGATCCAACCGGCGGCAATCCTCTGGCACATGAGTGACGGTGAATTCGACGTGACAAGGCATACAGAAAAGGCATGGAAGATTTTCAATGAGTGTCTTAAAGTAAAATAA
- a CDS encoding response regulator, with protein sequence MRKKILIIEDEEEFFFFYETMLEDRDYIILHATEGMHAFELLKKENLDLIILDLLLDQMSGDEFLRQLRLNPMYTTIPVIIASNFSPRSYKTIFEIDPNLIFLEKPFTQERLLAEIRAKLG encoded by the coding sequence ATGAGAAAAAAAATACTCATTATAGAAGATGAAGAAGAGTTTTTCTTCTTTTATGAAACAATGCTGGAGGATAGAGACTATATCATCCTGCACGCAACCGAAGGAATGCATGCTTTTGAGTTGCTAAAAAAAGAAAATCTGGACCTCATCATTCTGGATTTATTACTCGATCAAATGTCGGGCGATGAATTCCTCAGGCAACTGAGATTAAACCCTATGTATACTACTATTCCAGTCATTATTGCAAGCAATTTTTCACCACGGTCGTATAAAACAATATTTGAGATAGATCCAAATCTGATTTTTCTTGAAAAACCTTTTACCCAAGAAAGATTGCTTGCCGAAATCAGAGCCAAGTTGGGGTAG
- a CDS encoding Uma2 family endonuclease yields MNTTTTKKTWTEKELMSLPKEGYKYELIQGELVMGPAGIEHEEIGAHLLTALRRFVSERKLGIVCGSSAGYWMKSGNLRSPDVSFICKERLQGCKRPPKGFFKGSPDIAIEILSPTDTIESLHGKIVEYFENDTKLAWVVNPEEQTVLVYHSPQPSKLLTKNDRLDGEEVLKGFAFPIAELFTEI; encoded by the coding sequence ATGAACACGACAACAACAAAAAAAACCTGGACAGAAAAAGAACTTATGTCTTTACCAAAAGAGGGATATAAGTACGAGTTGATACAAGGAGAACTGGTTATGGGTCCGGCCGGTATTGAACATGAAGAGATCGGCGCACATCTTCTTACCGCATTGAGAAGATTTGTTTCCGAGCGAAAACTGGGGATCGTATGTGGTTCAAGCGCAGGTTATTGGATGAAATCGGGAAATCTTCGTTCTCCTGACGTGTCATTTATCTGTAAAGAAAGATTACAAGGATGCAAACGACCGCCGAAAGGTTTTTTTAAAGGATCGCCGGATATTGCAATTGAAATTCTATCCCCTACCGACACTATAGAAAGCCTCCATGGGAAGATCGTTGAATATTTTGAGAATGATACGAAACTGGCATGGGTGGTCAATCCAGAAGAACAAACCGTTTTAGTATACCATTCACCACAACCCAGCAAACTCCTCACAAAAAACGATCGTTTGGATGGAGAAGAAGTTTTAAAAGGCTTTGCCTTCCCCATCGCTGAATTATTTACAGAAATTTAA
- a CDS encoding c-type cytochrome, producing MANKLSEWIEDRTGLSKLLKAALDEPVHGGAKWSYIFGSGLVFLFILQAVTGIIMTSFYSPSSTSAWGSVYYLQYKTSFGWFVRGLHHFGSSAMIILALVHMFQVFIFGACKKPRELNWISGVILLLFLAGFGLTGYLLPWDQKGYWATQVATNIMGTVPVIGKYIKILHQGGGDYGNFTITRFYTLHVFLLPISLVFFLFIHIALFRKHGVTPYWKMSEEVYKNRVDPFWPDQIFKDAVFAIGIYAALAGVVFWAGGAELQAPADPASNYLARPEWYFLFLFQLLKYCQGKFLIVGTVIVPALALAFLFVLPFIDRNPSQYPSKRVPFFGAIFSGLAGIIALTAVAIYHDSHDVHIIHQREDAEKQAARAIKLASRGIPPAGGMSIFLNDPVYLGEKIFKESCIGCHMVRGEGGENGPDFTTFGSREWIAGLLKNPKDKKYFKESGTMPPVKLPDESLLDMSEFLLSQSGGLLNQNIERVERGKELVMKGNCVVCHPIGNKELKKIAPNLTEYLSETWLKEFIKNPADPKFYGTRNKMPSFDKLTDSQLDALIQYLFTLSKDRVLVSEREKRKRTYVFGLTSPRTVMSFKGES from the coding sequence ATGGCAAACAAATTAAGTGAATGGATAGAAGATAGAACCGGATTGAGCAAGCTTTTAAAAGCGGCACTGGATGAGCCTGTCCATGGCGGGGCTAAGTGGTCGTATATTTTTGGAAGCGGCCTTGTATTCCTTTTTATTCTCCAGGCGGTTACCGGAATTATTATGACCAGCTTTTACTCTCCCTCTTCGACATCCGCATGGGGAAGTGTTTATTACCTTCAATATAAGACATCTTTTGGTTGGTTTGTTCGCGGCTTGCATCACTTTGGGTCAAGTGCAATGATAATACTTGCCCTTGTACACATGTTCCAGGTTTTTATCTTTGGTGCATGTAAAAAACCCCGTGAACTGAATTGGATTTCCGGGGTAATCCTTCTTTTATTTCTGGCAGGTTTTGGCTTAACAGGTTACCTTTTACCTTGGGATCAAAAGGGATACTGGGCCACGCAGGTTGCTACCAATATCATGGGCACTGTTCCTGTGATCGGAAAATATATTAAAATATTACATCAGGGTGGGGGTGACTATGGGAATTTTACCATCACCCGTTTTTACACCCTTCATGTATTTTTATTACCGATTTCACTCGTCTTTTTCCTTTTTATTCATATAGCGCTTTTCCGTAAACATGGTGTAACCCCGTATTGGAAAATGAGTGAAGAGGTATATAAAAACCGTGTTGACCCCTTCTGGCCAGACCAGATATTTAAAGATGCCGTATTTGCCATAGGAATATATGCGGCACTTGCTGGGGTGGTCTTCTGGGCTGGTGGCGCAGAACTTCAGGCACCAGCCGATCCTGCATCGAATTATCTTGCCAGGCCCGAATGGTACTTCTTGTTCCTATTCCAGCTCTTAAAATATTGTCAGGGAAAATTCCTAATTGTGGGTACCGTTATTGTCCCTGCCCTTGCTTTGGCATTCCTTTTTGTACTGCCATTTATCGACAGAAATCCATCTCAATATCCGTCAAAAAGAGTGCCATTTTTTGGTGCTATATTTTCTGGATTAGCAGGAATTATTGCCTTAACCGCCGTTGCTATCTATCATGATAGCCATGATGTCCATATTATCCATCAGCGAGAAGATGCCGAGAAACAGGCTGCTAGGGCCATAAAACTGGCATCAAGGGGTATTCCACCTGCAGGCGGAATGTCTATCTTTCTCAATGATCCTGTATACCTGGGAGAAAAGATTTTTAAAGAAAGTTGTATTGGGTGTCACATGGTAAGAGGGGAGGGAGGAGAAAATGGTCCCGATTTTACCACTTTTGGGTCGCGAGAATGGATTGCGGGACTCTTAAAAAATCCCAAAGATAAAAAATATTTTAAGGAATCGGGAACCATGCCTCCGGTAAAACTCCCTGACGAATCTCTCCTGGATATGTCTGAATTCCTGCTCAGCCAGTCAGGCGGTCTGCTCAATCAAAATATCGAAAGAGTAGAGAGGGGAAAAGAGCTTGTCATGAAGGGAAATTGTGTTGTATGCCATCCCATTGGTAATAAAGAATTGAAAAAGATCGCACCAAATTTGACTGAGTATTTGTCAGAGACGTGGTTAAAAGAGTTTATCAAAAACCCTGCTGATCCGAAATTTTATGGTACAAGGAATAAGATGCCTAGCTTTGATAAGCTTACCGATAGTCAATTGGATGCACTTATACAATATCTGTTTACATTATCAAAGGACAGGGTGCTTGTTTCCGAGAGGGAAAAAAGGAAGAGAACATATGTGTTTGGCCTGACAAGCCCAAGGACAGTGATGAGCTTTAAAGGCGAGTCCTGA
- a CDS encoding CBS domain-containing protein, with product MLANDVSQIAVMASERDVRGMVSWKSIGSRLDLGYTCKIVNDCIERHYEVRADDSLFQAIRLIARHGYVLVRDSTKRICGIVTVYDLSQQFGQFVEPFLLIGEIENSIRHLIDGKFTADELASIKDPSDTRREINGVLDLTFGEYVRLLENPRGWTKLELQIDRKIFVKHLDEVRRIRNDVMHFDPKGIAEDDLNVLRRFVQFFQQLNEIDRGSLSKSLLLKESS from the coding sequence ATGCTCGCAAACGACGTTTCGCAAATAGCAGTAATGGCATCGGAAAGGGATGTAAGAGGGATGGTCAGTTGGAAATCAATTGGGAGCCGGCTCGATTTGGGATACACTTGCAAAATTGTCAACGATTGCATCGAAAGACATTATGAAGTAAGAGCTGATGACTCATTGTTTCAGGCAATCCGGTTAATTGCCAGGCACGGTTATGTACTTGTGCGCGATTCGACAAAACGAATCTGCGGTATTGTCACCGTTTATGACCTAAGTCAACAATTTGGCCAATTTGTAGAACCATTTCTTCTCATCGGTGAAATCGAAAACTCCATTCGTCACCTGATCGATGGTAAATTCACCGCTGACGAACTCGCATCGATAAAAGATCCATCGGATACACGGCGGGAAATTAATGGCGTACTCGATCTAACATTCGGCGAGTATGTACGACTATTAGAGAATCCTCGCGGTTGGACAAAGTTGGAACTACAAATTGATCGTAAAATCTTTGTGAAACACCTTGATGAAGTTCGCCGAATTCGGAACGATGTGATGCATTTCGATCCCAAGGGAATTGCAGAAGATGATTTGAATGTACTCCGCAGATTTGTTCAGTTTTTCCAGCAACTTAACGAGATCGATCGGGGTAGTTTAAGTAAGTCACTTCTTTTGAAGGAGTCAAGTTAG